A genomic region of Janthinobacterium lividum contains the following coding sequences:
- the rpoE gene encoding RNA polymerase sigma factor RpoE: protein MTTGTSGVRTEREYDQLLVERVQAGDKRAFDVLVSKYQRRLMRLVSRLVHDPAEAEDVVQETFIKAYRALRHFRGEAAFYTWLYRIGINTAKNYLVMQGRRAATSSDTDAEQAESFDDGNKLRDNNTPESVLASKQIAATVNAAMDVLPIELRTAIVLREIEGLSYEEISEIMACPIGTVRSRIFRAREVIAEKLKPLLDMPIDKRW from the coding sequence ATGACTACAGGGACATCGGGCGTGAGGACAGAGCGCGAGTATGATCAGTTACTGGTCGAGCGGGTACAGGCTGGCGACAAACGGGCATTTGATGTGCTGGTATCGAAATATCAGCGCCGCTTGATGCGCCTGGTGTCGCGCCTCGTGCATGACCCGGCGGAGGCCGAAGATGTGGTGCAGGAAACCTTTATCAAGGCCTACCGGGCGCTGCGCCATTTTCGCGGCGAGGCTGCCTTTTATACGTGGTTGTACCGCATCGGCATCAATACGGCCAAGAATTATCTCGTCATGCAGGGGCGGCGCGCCGCCACGTCCAGCGATACCGACGCCGAGCAGGCGGAGTCTTTCGATGACGGTAATAAATTGCGCGATAACAATACACCCGAATCGGTGCTGGCCAGCAAGCAGATTGCCGCCACCGTCAATGCGGCCATGGATGTGCTGCCCATCGAGTTGCGCACGGCCATCGTGCTGCGCGAGATCGAGGGCCTGAGCTATGAGGAAATATCGGAGATCATGGCGTGCCCCATCGGCACCGTGCGCAGCCGGATTTTTCGCGCGCGCGAAGTGATTGCGGAGAAATTGAAGCCATTGCTGGACATGCCGATTGACAAGCGCTGGTAA
- the fabF gene encoding beta-ketoacyl-ACP synthase II, producing the protein MSRSKNRRVVVTGLGCVSPVGNTIAEAWGAIIEGKSGIATITKFDALPFTTHFAGEVKGFNIEEYISGKEARHMDTFIHYGMAAGIQAMQDSGLEVTEENAERIGVIIGSGIGGLPLIEDTKSEYEKRGPRRISPFFVPASIINMISGNLSIKYGLKGPNLAIVTACTTGLHSIGAAARMIEYGDADVMIAGGAESTVSPLGLGGFASARALSTRNDDPATASRPWDTDRDGFVLGEGAGVMVLEEYEHAVARGAKIYAEVHGFGMSADAYHMTSPLEDGSGGSKSVIAALNNAGLNADQIQYLNAHGTSTPQGDVAEVMGIKRTFGEHAKNLVVNSTKSMTGHLLGGAGGLEAVFTVLALHHQVSPPTINIFNQDPACDLDFCANTARDMKIDYAVKNSFGFGGTNGTLIFGKAK; encoded by the coding sequence TTGAGCCGTTCTAAAAACCGTCGTGTTGTTGTCACCGGCCTGGGCTGCGTTTCACCTGTCGGCAATACTATTGCCGAGGCGTGGGGCGCAATCATTGAAGGTAAATCCGGCATTGCCACGATTACCAAGTTCGATGCACTGCCATTCACCACGCATTTTGCTGGTGAAGTCAAAGGCTTCAATATCGAAGAGTACATCTCCGGTAAGGAAGCCCGCCACATGGATACCTTTATCCATTACGGCATGGCTGCGGGCATCCAGGCGATGCAGGACTCCGGTCTGGAAGTCACCGAAGAGAACGCCGAGCGTATCGGCGTGATCATCGGTTCCGGTATCGGTGGCTTGCCGCTGATCGAAGACACCAAGTCCGAGTACGAAAAGCGCGGTCCGCGCCGTATCTCGCCATTTTTCGTGCCTGCCTCGATCATTAACATGATCTCTGGCAACCTTTCGATCAAATATGGTCTGAAGGGCCCGAACCTGGCGATCGTTACAGCGTGTACTACCGGTTTGCACAGCATCGGTGCCGCAGCGCGCATGATCGAGTACGGCGATGCCGACGTCATGATCGCCGGCGGTGCTGAATCGACCGTGTCGCCACTGGGCCTGGGCGGTTTCGCTTCGGCGCGTGCCTTGTCGACCCGCAACGACGATCCGGCAACGGCATCGCGTCCGTGGGATACCGACCGCGACGGCTTCGTGCTGGGCGAGGGCGCTGGCGTCATGGTGCTGGAAGAGTACGAGCACGCGGTGGCCCGTGGTGCCAAGATATATGCCGAAGTGCATGGTTTCGGGATGAGCGCAGATGCTTATCACATGACCTCGCCGCTGGAAGATGGTAGCGGCGGCAGCAAATCGGTGATCGCGGCCCTCAACAACGCTGGCTTGAACGCGGATCAGATTCAGTACCTGAACGCGCACGGCACGTCGACCCCGCAAGGCGACGTGGCGGAAGTGATGGGCATCAAGCGCACCTTCGGCGAGCACGCCAAGAATCTGGTCGTCAACTCGACCAAGTCGATGACGGGCCATTTGCTGGGCGGCGCGGGCGGTCTGGAAGCGGTGTTTACGGTCCTGGCATTGCACCATCAGGTGTCGCCACCGACCATCAACATCTTCAACCAGGATCCGGCTTGCGATCTCGATTTCTGTGCCAACACGGCGCGTGATATGAAGATCGATTATGCAGTGAAGAATTCGTTCGGCTTCGGCGGAACGAATGGCACGCTGATTTTCGGTAAGGCGAAATAA
- the acpP gene encoding acyl carrier protein: MSDIEQRVKKIVAEQLGVAEADIKIESSFVDDLGADSLDTVELVMALEDEFEMEIPDEQAEKITTVQQAIDYATAHVKA; encoded by the coding sequence ATGTCGGATATCGAACAACGCGTTAAGAAAATCGTCGCTGAGCAACTGGGCGTTGCAGAAGCAGACATCAAAATCGAATCCTCCTTCGTCGACGATCTCGGCGCCGATTCCCTGGACACCGTGGAACTGGTCATGGCCCTGGAAGACGAATTCGAAATGGAAATCCCTGACGAACAAGCTGAAAAAATCACCACCGTGCAACAGGCGATCGACTACGCCACTGCACACGTCAAGGCCTAA